gcTTGTCTTAGATCACAAGAAGCTGATAATATAAACTAACGATAGTATCAATTTCACGATCCAAATTTTCATGCAGTTTGCAATTAATACACTCAGTCTATTACCTTGCTTCTTCGTGTTTGGGTCTGCACCAATGGTTAATACACTCAATCTATTACCTTGCTCCCTCGTGTTTGGGTCTGTACCAATGGTTAATACACTCAATCTATTACCTTGCTCCCTCGTGTTTGGGTATGCACCAATGGTTAATACACTCAATCCATTACCTTGCTCCCTCGTGTTTGGGTCTGCACCAATAGTTAATACACTCAATCTATTACCTTGCTCCCTCGTGTTTGGGTCTGCACCAATGATTAATACACTGAATCCATTACCTTGCTCCCTCGCGTTTGGGTCTGCACCAGTAGTTTCGTTTTCTCCCCCTGTTTGTCTTTGAATCTGTAGCTGGCGGAAAATCTCTAGTTCTAGATGCGACCTTGAAATAATGACCAATGCAAAcactaaatatatttaatatcaattatatttaaattacagCGATTTTGAATTTTGACTTTCCAATGACATtgtcttttaaatttattttcataaatacatttactGCTAGTGTTTGCTTGGTAAAAAAAAAGCCGACCTGATTTGATTTTCCTGGTCTTTTGATAAACTATCTGTTCCAAAAAGCTGTGCTAAGTAGGGTTCCTTTGAACACAGGTTGTCTTCGATTTTGTGAACACGGTGTTCAAGTCTCTCTTCATCATGAACCTGAATAAGTTCAAATTGGAGAATTAAGACACTGTCAATGTAGCTATTTGAACTAGTCCACGGCGAATTTTCAATTGAGTCCAAAACGTTTTTCTCTTTAGAAACTTACATTTCTTATcttaaatatgatatatttagcCTTGATTTCATAAAAAACTATTCGGGGAAAATATGTGAGACATTTAGAATGTTTCACAGTCTTAAGGGACTCCGATTTCTACTTGTTTTAAATAAGTTCAGAACGATTTTAAATTCTTGTAGGAAGatgaattttccaaaaaaaaccccgcttgttttgataaaacaatATCAGATAGTATTATATAGTGACATAAATCCTTATGAAACAAACACCTTGcatgtttttatgatttttttttgcagaattATTATCCTTCAAGGCATTACAGAggaacacaaaaatataatatatctcACTGGAAATTTTTGCATAAGGAATTTTCATATTTCCATTTCGTTTACTTGTTATATTGCAAAGCAACACCTGcaaaacattacatgtattcaaaaacTCTTGTCAACGGTAATTTCATACATCTCATGAAGGGGGGTGGGttattacaattaaaaataaacatcattttcCTACATATTGTTATGCAAATGTGTGGTTTcgttgttattacatgtaagaGCAATTCATTCACTAATTACAATATAGATCAGTACCCGTATTTACTAAAATTCGTAAACGTAGAAGATACGAATGACGTAAGATTAAAGTTCTAAACACTTGAAATGGTATTAATTTAGCTACTTTTAGACGTAAGTTTAGGTTTTGACGTAATTTTTACGTCAACGTCATTTTGTGAATACAGAAGACGAAAACGTACGCTTCGTTTAAGTTTACGTCTACGTCTATGAACTTTAGTATGGGTTCTGTACCTCAGATCCTGCACTGGATATCCTGTCATCTCCCGCGCCATAGGTTCCGTCCGAATCCGTGAAGTAATTGGTGGGTTTTTCTGGTAAAGTGTGGGATCCGGATAAAGCGGCAATTCTGTAGAATAGCTCGTCCACTTGGTATTCGATCTCAGCCATTGTAAACTCCTAgaagtaaatgtaaaattataatgaattgtAAAAGGTGTAGAACATCTATACCTGtacattacaatttttttatcatatggttactgtattttgaaatgattttgaaCGCTTCTTTTTTGTATAATCTACAGGTCTAAGATTAATTTTCACAAGGCACCTAATACCACCGTCGGATAGTTTTCAAAGTTAAATTGTGACACTATACAAGTAACATAGTGGCcttagttaaaaaaataatgaatagaaTATACATTGAAGCTTAAGAAGCTTGACTTGATAGACACTGCATGGTTATTTTAAAGTAGGGAAAACAATTCTATCGGTGGCAAAGTATTGTCTGGCTCGGATTCAGATTCCGTGCTAGTATCAACAGTTCTAAACCCCGCCAGCTGATGGAGCATGCGCCAGTAGTACGTTAGCGTTTCCGGTCCACTTAAAGCTAGCATCTTATGCTGCCGCCTTTTTGTCCCGTGAAAACGAAACGTTAAGAAAGAAACAACCTGAAACAGCAGagtgtattattttattttacattacaaTTTACATGCTAAGTGGGGAAATTATAATGTGTTTCCACACATAtttgaattaatattatttttgagaATACACAGGATTGTGTGATATAAAAAGTTGCTTACGTAAATTGTGGACAGACCGAGGccaaatacagtaaaaaaaaatataaacatccGGGTAGCGTGTATCAAAGAGGGTTCAGATGTCAGATCAACGTAGCGCCCAGAGAGTATGGCCGACACTGTAAAAATACTGGTCCACATATCCACAAAACCGAAGAACAAGACACCAAATAAGGCATAACCAAGAGCAGCAAACCCCAGTAGCAACACAAAAAGCAGAATCTACAAAGAATTCAATTtagttttttattcattaaaaatgcGAATTATTTTTCCGGAACACGATTTGTTTCAAAAACGTTGTCAATCACAGTTTATAATACACATAATATTAATTCTCTTACATGATAGATAAATATCAGTTTGAAAGAGGAAACTCTAAATTCAACAAGCACTACCGCCAACACTTTCAACTCTCTATGAGCACGGCTGTATATTTTTCCAAATAGAAGAAACAATCGCTCGTATCTCAGAAGTCGTAGAGATTGCAAAATGACTACAAACAGGATAAAGCCAACCATACACCGCAACATCTGAAAGAAAAGTTTAACAATAACTACAAACGTTCATATGAACAGGCGTTGTATTTctatagtattttatttttcttccaaATAAAATCTCGattacaatgatttttttttctaatttgaaaatGATGATAAGTAACTATCATTTTTTATGTTTCCTTGTCATTGTTACAGTGAATTAAAATACTACACTACCATCAAAATGTACAGGGATTCTATCAATACTCgtaatttcattatattaattttcttgGATTTCTTTGTCGAGTTCATCAAAGAGAATAAATGTGTAATATTGTTATGTAATATCCAAAACCTAATGTATTGATAAGAGCATTAGCCATCATGATTTAAAATACACtcgaaactgtcattttcaccACAAAAACTGATGCCCAGAATACTGATAAAGCCACATTACTTAATACAATAGGTTTTAATAAATACCTCGTCCCAGAATGTAACAAAGGAGACATCCACGATATCCTCGTTATATGTTGTTCTCTGTTGTTCAATAACATTAGAAACCAATATGAATCTGTAGATGTTACAACCGATGTACGCAACGGACACCAGGCTTAAAACACTCTGTAAACCAAGAACACTTGAATAATTAACTTCTAAACCATGACTACTTGTTCCAAATGTTACGTTAAATAGTCCTTTAATTACTGATATTctataatgttttttaataaaaaaaaatcattaacagGTATACCTTAAAAAATTAGCTTAAATTATTTACGAAGACTGCCCATTAATGCAAATTATTCGACAACTGTGCTTAAAAAtgcacctctctctctctctctctctgtctgtctctctctctctctctcacctgtAACACTTTCCAACCATAATGTAGAAATTTCATTTGTAGTTTAACGATGTCATATACAACAATCTTCAGTTTCCATAGTGTCTGTAGTATGAAAAGCAGCtgaaaatataatcaaaagAATATTCAAAAGTTATCTAAAgggaaatcattttattgtaagaATTTGAGCTAAATAATGTAACAAATGATGCtacatatgtattaacaaactctgaaaaaaaatataatgacgtTATACCTCACAAAAAAGAAGGAAGTTATCTGTTCCTGACGTATACTTGAACAGATAGGTGGAGCTGATACTGTGACCTGGGGTCACTCCGCCTGTGTCCGGAATTTCCAGGTACAGAATGACGGAGGTGAAGAGGCCAGTGGACGGGTGAAAGAGAGTGAACTCCACGAACACGGCTTTGGTGAAGTCGTCCATCCAGTGAGAGGAGGCCAGTCTCTGAATTTGAAGCACGGActcatttctaaaaatgtgGGGAGGAAAAATGACATATTCATGACGGTCTATGTTCGTGTAAAGTCATTTATTTCGCAATAAACACCATTTATACCAGAGCTTTAcgatatttatttgttttagtaattttttttcaataactagaataaaagtttaatcaaaaatgaacaacagaGAAAAGGGCGAAGAACATTGCTAAAATGAGAGTTTTAAAATTCCAGACTTGACTTTTAAGCATTATTTTCTTTCCATTTGTTAGTGTTAAGACcaaaaatattccaaaatacAAAAGAACGacaatttgttatatattgtaTGGAAATAAAATGTTACAGTAAAAATACCTTGAATGATTTAGCTTAATCACGTGACCAGAGTTGTCATAGATACCATGTCGACCGAACAACAAATATGGAGAAGATTTGGACTGGAATGTAGAGTTCTCGGGTTCACTTGATCGAgttatagaaatatttctacatCTTAATGAGAGGTAAGGCATATCGTTCATGGCCGCGCATTCTCTTTCTGTGGCCTTGACCTTTCGCAACTGGACGTGTCCGATGATGTAACCTTGCAACACTCTTTTCTGAAGCAAAAGAGAGAAAAGTATGTATTTCATGATAATGGCGTTCAGAACATACAATCTGTGTTTAAAAGCTTGCTGTTaacataaatacatttaatattattatactttcatgttaaatactgaaatctgattggtttagacgcagttgataatccgttcttttaccctcagtgttagcaacacacctaccaacgggtaacacaacgaattgttacatgcgcgtaaatcatgcacgtacggttcgccgtagaattcatgtcatttctatataaatgtagtaaaaaattctctaaaattaagacattcagtataataaaataaatagtgcctgtttgggaggataacatttgaaattgacaccccgaggaaaccattgtcaacctccgcttcgcgtcggttgacaatggtttcttcggggtgtcaatttcaactgttaccctcccaaacgacactatttatatactgttatATTTTAACTGACGTTTGTTGCATTTTGGTTTGCATATTTGTATTATGCAGAgagaaattttgagaaattctTAATTCTCATTGGAAAGAGAAAGCTTTCCTTAACACCTACTTGTTTcatgttcaaatcatgaaattattaaatgtaCCGTCGTAAGACGTCACCCAGACATCATCGATTGTTCACTTTTCAGACTTATTAAACGTGGGAAATCCACGACCTATATCACCACGTAAGTTGatgattcatattttaattacaattaaaagATTGTGCGCACCTGCTTCAGGTATTAGAGAagcaatatttgaaattttaatttgtacGCCAACGTGTCTAAGGATATTAATGTTCAATTAGAAAGAACCACTCTccgctttttaaaatatgaatcatTTTGATGCAATACATACTGGTACCTGTTTGCTTACTGAATTTTCCTTATAGATACTTTCCATAAATGTTGTTGAAGCCCAATCATACCATTCCTGTCTGAATTTTATTGATGTAAAATTTGGAGAACCATTtcttcaacagaaaaaaaaacatctgatatacatgtatgtcacgcTTACCtttctttataaaatacaatacttTTTTCCAATGAAATCAAACAATATCTGAGGTTAATtgaattatttgataattattttgaaactagaattgtcctaatgggactaatacccccgcaaggctaTTTCAAATTGGacaataattgaattgaataataaaggtttggagcacaaaaaagtaaataaattttagaattgttaaaaaaaaattaggtaacaaagaacaattaaaatcaaaattgtcagaatttcactgtaaatacatatgtataaaagtaaaacatttacaaatttatatatatctgatgatatttcaaagaaaaaccaacaaaatgacaataacccctccctttggagtaaatggaaataccagTAGCCAAGCAaggctcttctgttgataaaactttgaatatctttctaataagagtcttgccAGATGCAATtggttgtttcaaattttcctcactttctcctatggtacaatggaactccatatcagaaaattgatcccataggactatgattttcctTGATGAGCTTgtcaaatttaataaactcccaaaacattaccataattaccatactatgtaaaaatatgtaaaaaaaaaataatataacatacaatttttaaattgcaaaaacactacaatcatatcagtaattttgaattttgtatttaaattaatgccctataggttcacttcatcaattttacttgactaataaatttaaacaacttctaaaaatagttaacttctttattgataatgatattatttatttccttataatgacagaaacttttggtttacatgaaacagttttaaaatagccccaaaaccagcgcccattttacagattatcaattttccctaaacacatgctccatctaaaccatggctcagataatggctcccttgggacaaatgaattcagccacacttgtctttgatgttcttattagctcctaataatttatcattgacaatcAAAAATTtggcattgtcagttgatagaatacttatagaAAATAGATTTAGTtaagacaaaaagaaaaaaacctccatctggatgtatttatatgaatattaatactattaattaattaataaaatatgaaaggattacctcccttacttttcaacatcagtgtacaatttatagaataaggaaaatgaaaactgtcatagaatcaataaatcttgtctgatctttaaaaaaaatgcaggtGCACATTTTCAGATGGTGatcaatataattatgtacaaattttcagactgttccatgcagtagtaaaaaaattctataggggggacaaagttgcgtctaccgacagacggacagacagacagacagacggacagggtgaaaccaatatacccccctaaacttcgtttgcgggggtataaaaataaaaatacatgtagtttcaaaATGCTACTAAAGGCAGGATGTGAAATTAAAGTCTTGGGATGATACTTGTGATcagtattatttaaaataaacgtTTTAAGAGATACTTAGTAAAGGTACCTGATAAAATGGTCTGTTACGGCTTTGTTGAGATGGTATTCTGGACTGATATCTTTGCCATACGCCATAACAAGAACGATGAGGAAAGTGACTACTAGGGAAACTATATCTctacaaaaatgaaatacatcgCATAGTAATCggaatatattatgatattacgtattttttggcattttttttatatttcgcAAAATCATGTAACTTCagaaattatatgtacatgtacatgtatgtcccaTATTGTGTCAAACATcctactttttaaaattcaccaaAAATGACTGGcgcaaaattaataaaaaaagaagatagaCCTTATCTTTAACAAATTGCTCCTAAAATGAATATACAGGAAATATACATCAAAGAATAAGTATGAAGCATTTCTCTAGACttcaatttaagaaataagtttcttttttaaaaataccgaTATGTTAATTAAAAACTATTCAATCAAAACTCTGAACGTACAACAGTATTGTGAGCGCTTTTTTCTCCTTCATGACTTTTTTTCTGGATTCAATAAGCTGTTTTTCCTGTGGAGGCCTAGCAAACCGCAGGTACCGGGATCTTTGCCGCGCAGCTACAGCCTGAAGAGACAGATCAATAGCGCTATTATACCATACAGTTAAATTGACAAACGGTACTAAAAGCAAACccaaaatacatgtttttcaaCACAGTTAATAAgtgaaacatttaatttttcataatggAAGTGAAAAGCAAAGCAGTTTTcaataatgttttgaaaatatccTATTAGTCtgaatgtttttaatgaaaattcacCTTGTCTAACTCCTCTGCCTCGCTCCAACTTTCACACGACTGTTCCTTTTTCCTACGGAATATTTCCCTTTCCGCATTTTCGCCGAAATAGGATTCTTCATAATGGTCCAGGATGCTGGGATCACACCGATACCGTATCGTAGTGTACAATACTGCAATGAATatctatttattaaaataaaaacatttcaaaacaataGAGCATGAAACAATAAAAGCAAAAACTTTTGTTACAGACATGAAGTCTTTGAAATTCTCggattttctgttttgaaaatgatattttttccgTTGATAAATGCATAATTTcgagtatattaaaaaaaacagccAAGATAGGCAGATAAAAACACTTGAACAAAATTAGGCTTTAAAAAGGTTAGACCAGATGAatctataattaaaaaaacttaattattaaaaggcaaatataaaatttgacgcTTGCTCAAGAATGCTAGATGGTCGTAATCACTGTAAGTCTTTATTTTCCCCCTGCAGATGGAATGTTCAGTTACAGTAGAAGGGAACATTCATATTCTTAACCAAAACTGTTTGAATCTGTTTTATCTTGtcataaattttacataatttatgtcgtaaaattatatgtatgtatgtattgaGTTCTTTTAAGGCAGATATGATGGTTAAATTATTGATCCCCAGCCTCCTtgaggtagatctgatggttaaatTGTTGAGTGTTCAATCTCTTTAATTGAACACGCAATGAATATCGACTGACCAGGATTGGGTGGACAACGAATATACAGAACAACACGCTGATGTAGAGGGACTGCAGCCAAAGGATGCTACGGACTTCATCAAACCGGAAACCGATCCAAATCGTCAGAACCGTGGAACAGACGATAATGATGGCACACAGAAACCACGTGACGTACTGCATCCACGTGGGCAGGAGCAGACGAGAGTTGGGGTTCTTCTTAGACGGAGCTAATAAAAGGTGTTCATAAAAAATACTATATTAGATGTTACATGTAACGGGCAAGCGAAGAAATCAATGTTGCGATGTGCAAATGATCATCAATTTATGATAAAAGTTGGAAAT
The window above is part of the Magallana gigas chromosome 10, xbMagGiga1.1, whole genome shotgun sequence genome. Proteins encoded here:
- the LOC117683448 gene encoding polycystin-1-like protein 1 — encoded protein: MTLSSTDGSVKNKTASESSQSSANCPAPSKKNPNSRLLLPTWMQYVTWFLCAIIIVCSTVLTIWIGFRFDEVRSILWLQSLYISVLFCIFVVHPILIFIAVLYTTIRYRCDPSILDHYEESYFGENAEREIFRRKKEQSCESWSEAEELDKAVAARQRSRYLRFARPPQEKQLIESRKKVMKEKKALTILLDIVSLVVTFLIVLVMAYGKDISPEYHLNKAVTDHFIRNGSPNFTSIKFRQEWYDWASTTFMESIYKENSVSKQKRVLQGYIIGHVQLRKVKATERECAAMNDMPYLSLRCRNISITRSSEPENSTFQSKSSPYLLFGRHGIYDNSGHVIKLNHSRNESVLQIQRLASSHWMDDFTKAVFVEFTLFHPSTGLFTSVILYLEIPDTGGVTPGHSISSTYLFKYTSGTDNFLLFCELLFILQTLWKLKIVVYDIVKLQMKFLHYGWKVLQSVLSLVSVAYIGCNIYRFILVSNVIEQQRTTYNEDIVDVSFVTFWDEMLRCMVGFILFVVILQSLRLLRYERLFLLFGKIYSRAHRELKVLAILLFVLLLGFAALGYALFGVLFFGFVDMWTSIFTVSAILSGRYVDLTSEPSLIHATRMFIFFFTVFGLGLSTIYVVSFLTFRFHGTKRRQHKMLALSGPETLTYYWRMLHQLAGFRTVDTSTESESEPDNTLPPEFTMAEIEYQVDELFYRIAALSGSHTLPEKPTNYFTDSDGTYGAGDDRISSAGSEVHDEERLEHRVHKIEDNLCSKEPYLAQLFGTDSLSKDQENQIRSHLELEIFRQLQIQRQTGGENETTGADPNAREQETSPQTEPKSGTNNPGKLEIEEASNSNLRDKETCPPRPDSPESVKNSTEKTKKPAVGEASPELCHPNAKPVIKAQKCMKKPELPAKPTFINPGTSRGGPLHEIHKPQIISSPTLRQLKADKFGIREVLLDEIESELQQRECASVTDDKFVILEQEVLEVIDDEHLNA